The DNA sequence tcgttccgtcgactccttcccatgtacccgacgttgctctcagctgcattgttgattgCTGCTTTGACTGTTCTACAGCAGTTCTCAacaggggcttcatccagctcaccctcttcctgtaatgcagcctcgaggtgctacGCTTACGCATTGgcaacatccggttgcttaagccgctctaggtcataccgaggTGGCCGTCGGTACattacgttgttaacgacggagagttttgggcgcagttaaaccttcaccagatagtggtcagagtcaatAGCCATATACggcgaatggccatattcttggaggcggcaaatcATTAGTCGtagccgttctcgttcgtcagccggtgggcgctgaacttcccaatcgtcggtctgaactcctcctcctggccaacctgagcgttcaaatctcctatgatgatcttgacgtcgtggcttgggcagcggtcgtactcgcgttcgagctgcgcgtaaaatgcgtcttgtcatcatcagtgcttccggagtgtgggctatgcacgttattatgctgaagttaaagaatcggcctttgattcttaacttgcacattcgttcattgatcggccaccacccgatcacacgcctttgcatatcacccatcactataaaagctgttcccagctcgcgtgtgttccgcagctctggtagatggtatgatacctctaaacgttcgcaccaatgctcctgtccagcacacctcctgcagcgctacgatgtcgaaaccgcgggtcttcagtacatcggagagtatgcgagtacttccaatgaagttgagagatttgcagttccacgtaccgagtttccaatcgctagtccattttcgtcgctgtggtctttgccgattgttccggtccgtattctctcgttgacgttcctgtgctgatgtgtttttacggctggctcgcagggcctgacaccaaccccctagatttccggaggaccattcccctaaatgttcggagggccatagtgcgcagttaagcttagagtccttctctggcactcggacgatgatcagccgcccctgacatggggaacagacgctgttgtgagccgctcctaacgtgtagtacagacgctccaggtttgcaaaagcaaacccccccttccctgtcagcatacgaccaaagttcccaccgggggttggttacccgatcttccccaaggttactcgtaccccggccagtacacgaggaggtagggataggagttgctgggcaagaggctaaggaccgcacaaaggggtctattttattcctgcaggtacgcgaggtaccaatgatacgccatgcccagccatttaccgtgccacaTTTCTGGATAagtattaaattaaaaaaaaaagtcaataagCAACAAATTTTGATGACCTATTTTACAgaaagtttttggatgactcATATTGTACACACTCAATTTTTCCAACGTgcttaaccttagtaaggaccttgggtctttttcgacccatttcaaaatttaaatcaatgtaacttttgattgaaataacctagcaatttgaaactttctgacaattatttttttgtgggaaattttgtttttgcggaaaaaaaagttttgaatgacccctaggggagcttccatagaaaaaagttacaaattgtgacttagggtcgtttttgacccgaaaattcaaacagctcgcaaaaatcagtgtgtcgaccgaatttagttctgttgggcttaaatgaagggcacacatgtctagtttcataAACCCTAcgggagatccggatttggtcactgtggccaccgggaacctgctacatctgaaaaaaatccctttagagacccttactttgacgacctgtagtttcgtaactaaacaagcaaTCTGAACCGTTCTAATATTGTTttataggtattcacgtggactaggaatagagattctcaaatcacttagttatccataccggttccggaatcccggaacatccgaaaaggcCCACCGAAATTACCAAGGAATGGctaccggaaatacccgtattgtggaacattttagtttttgaacaaaaactaggcatgcgacgactcaatctttataattttgaatacctgtgactttcgtagttcaattattgatgaatgcccactttggttcttctggcccaccgaaataacccaggaatggccaccggaaatgcCCGTATTGTGGGTCATTTTAGTTTTAGAAGCAAACCACACTCTACACAGtaataatggaaattactgtggacgtaattcggactatgactgaatggcacatgatgtaaatgataaaacaacacaaaaatgtgtcgttgaagatgtattgaacaaaaaatgtaattttacacgttaaAGGACACAAAAACGATGTCTCTATGAtcggcatttcccgaatcagacgctatggtatttgaaatgtgacataaattcacgtcagagccagaagaaccaaagtagtcattcatcaataattgaactagaagagtcacaggtatccaaaatcatgaagaatgagccgtcgcatgctgaattttggtacaaaaactgaattgACACACAAAACGGGTATCTCCGGAGGCCATTCCTTGGTTATTTCATTGGCCagtagaaccaaagtggtcattcatcaataattgaactagcagagtcacaggtatttaaaatcatgaagaatgagccgtcacatgcctacttttggtgctaaaaccgagtggtcccatattacgggtttcccagtggtcattccggtgctccaaaaggaccagaataaccatccattcattcttttggcaaaatacatccaaacattaaaaaatcgtaaagaattggacacaattcatttggttttggggttcaaatcttagtaatttaatcgaattgtccagattggccacctcccgggactccaggaaccggttccgaatGGACCATACAGGACcaaatttttcagggaatgtgcgccGGTAGTTGGTTCCTTatgacagaaaaaaattatgccaaaatatccatcaaccgaatagtaccgatgtgcattacatatacagaactgcgatggGAACTttcttttcggatgttccgggatTCCGAAACCGGGTATGGATAACTAAGTGATTTAAGAATCTCTATTcccagtccacgtgaatacctatatAACAATATGAGAACGGTTCAGATTgattgtttagttacgaaactacaggtcgtaaaagtaagggtctctaaagggacttttttcagatgtagcaggtccccggtggccacagtgaccaaatccggatctccgggagggtttctgaaattatacatgtgtgcccttcatttaagcccaacagaactaaattcagtCAACAAACTGATTTTCGCGAGCTGTTTGAACTTTCGgatcgaaaacgaccctaagtcacaatttgtaactttttgttggGGACTAAAGAAGGTTAATTCAGATTTCATGACGCTTACTCAATCGAATTAGTATAAGCATATTCTGCATCGTTGCTTGTTAACTATGCCACTTAATACGTAGGTAGATCTATAGAGCCGTATTCCTATAAACTTTTATCAATTGCAACACAACAATGCATCAAAAAAATCGAAGCAGAATAACAAGTAATAGAAACTGAGGTTAACATTTATCTTATATATGTGTGGACTTTGGACGGATTGTACTTTGCTATAACTTTCTGTATCGaatccttttgaaatgttttgtgGTTGGTTGAAGTACCAGTCTAGCATACACAAAGTCAGAAcgcattttgataaattttatattcaatttttaaacttatttCACCCTGCTCTTTCCGATTACAATTTCCGTGACTTGAATAAGAATTATTGTTTAATTAGCATCCATAAATCTTCGGTACAATTGAATCTGAAAAACAATGATGTTCTCAgtatttcatcaaataaaaaatattttaattaagaCTCAATATACCGTGCCTATTAACTGTTTGTTTTATTACTATTTTTCCCCTGTAGGTCGACCGCAGCCCGAAGTACGGTGGTTGATCAACGGCATTATTGTGGACGACCAGTACGAACAAAATTCCGGCGATATAATAGAAAATCGGTTGCTGTGGCCGACAATCCAGCGCAGCGATCTAAATTCGATATTTACCTGCCAGACCATGAACACTAAGCTCGTCGAAGCGAAGGAAACTAGTTACGTGCTGGATTTACATTGTTAGTATATAACTCATCCGATGATTAATTATTTCACGATTTCGATTCAAATGCGGCCTGTTTTGTACCGACTAACCAACCGACCAACCCATTTGCCCACTTGTTTGCTTTCAGTAAAACCACTGTCGGTGAAAATAATTGATCCACCGCAAGCACTGGTGGCGGAGAATCGTTACGAAGTGTCCTGTCGAAGCTGGGGCTCCAGACCTCACGCCATCATAACTTGGTACAAGGGTAAACGTGAAATGACGCACACCAAGGACGATACCCAGAACCACAACACCACCGTCTCCACGCTGATATTCTCGCCgaaaatcgatgacgatggcaAAAATATGACATGCAGAGCGGAGAACCCCTCCGTCAAGGGGTGGTTCCTGCAAACTACCTGGAAAATGAATGTTGTCTGTAAGTATTTCGGGGGCGAAGAATAGCTTACACCGAGCATCgcacagtgttttttttttgtcgatttcGCGCGATTTTCGAATAGTGCCTAAACCATCGATTTGAGCGATACAGTTCGTTCGGAGAACCTTTTTGGTAGGGAAGAAGCACCGTTTAGTCtaaggaacatttttcaaataaaacataTGGTAAGCTCTATATGCACTAAAATCATATTTGTATCATaactttccaagattttttgagatataAAGCATTTCCTACAAAATTGTTTGCCATGAAAATACTTGAATTTTTGCTGATTATATCATCACGcaaattttttaatataaaaaatatttataaattactCCGTTTAAGGTATAGTTTAGGCTCGCATACTTGTTTCCGGTAAAAAATGCCCATGTGCTCTAGTGGGGATCGAAACCACTACTCCCTATTATGatgatttttctatctcatttCATTGATCACAATACTTTTTGCTAAAACATATGTGCTTTACTACAcccagaaacttctccgaacaaactacaTTGCTAAAATGAACAGTTTAGCTGATTTTCAAGAAGCGCAcgaaatcgacaaaataaaTCACTGTGTAACGGCGGCTCTCTCTCTAATTAAAACCGATACAATTGTATAATTTTCGGTAGATGCTCCACTCGTTTCGATCCAACTGGGTTCCACATTGGTCGCCGACGATATCAAGGAGGGAGACGATGTTTACTTCGAGTGCCACGTGAAATCAAACCCTTCCTGGAAGAAACTGCTGTGGTTCCATGATGTAAGTTGTGTTTTTAAGATTGTTTTAGGTAAAGGGTTGCAAAGTATGAAAAATGTATACGGTTT is a window from the Aedes aegypti strain LVP_AGWG unplaced genomic scaffold, AaegL5.0 Primary Assembly AGWG_AaegL5_hic_scaff_1063_PBJ_arrow, whole genome shotgun sequence genome containing:
- the LOC110680217 gene encoding nephrin-like, whose protein sequence is LCYKLFTVLPEQPVVLDRWGRLMNGTKLGPKEEGDDVVITCRVSGGRPQPEVRWLINGIIVDDQYEQNSGDIIENRLLWPTIQRSDLNSIFTCQTMNTKLVEAKETSYVLDLHLKPLSVKIIDPPQALVAENRYEVSCRSWGSRPHAIITWYKGKREMTHTKDDTQNHNTTVSTLIFSPKIDDDGKNMTCRAENPSVKGWFLQTTWKMNVVYAPLVSIQLGSTLVADDIKEGDDVYFECHVKSNPSWKKLLWFHDVSCVFKIVLGKGLQSMKNVYGFCCPNMQAHFCGSLSLQ